The following proteins come from a genomic window of Nocardiopsis sp. YSL2:
- the purH gene encoding bifunctional phosphoribosylaminoimidazolecarboxamide formyltransferase/IMP cyclohydrolase, whose amino-acid sequence MTQQAIRRALISVYDKTGLEELGTGLAEAGVEIVSTGSTAAKLRDADVPVTNVEDVTGFPEIMEGRVKTLHPHVHAGLLADRGKPDHVAKIEELGIAPFDLVVVNLYPFQDTVASGASEADCIEKIDIGGPAMVRASAKNHGSVAIVVDPASYGATLQAVRDGGFTLEQRKSLAGLAFQHTATYDAAVASWFAGSYAPDGEAADSGWPGYLGIGYERESVLRYGENPHQKAALYTVAGAPASGLAGAEQLHGKAMSYNNYVDADAALRAAHDFDEPCVAIIKHANPCGIAVGADNAEAHRKAHACDPVSAFGGVIATNRTVGAELAGQIAEIFTEVVVAPGFEPAAVETLTRKKNIRLLVAENTGFGTGVENRQISGGLLVQSRDAIDAEGDDPATWTLATGTPADEDTLADLAFAWKAVRAVKSNAILLAAGRATVGVGMGQVNRVDSARLAVTRAGDRVSGSVAASDAFFPFPDGLEILTEAGVSAVVQPGGSVRDAEVIAAAKAAGVTMYLTGTRHFFH is encoded by the coding sequence GTGACCCAGCAGGCCATCAGGCGTGCGTTGATCAGCGTGTACGACAAGACCGGCCTGGAGGAGCTGGGCACCGGCCTCGCCGAGGCCGGCGTGGAGATCGTCTCCACCGGCTCCACCGCCGCGAAGCTGCGCGACGCCGACGTCCCCGTCACCAACGTCGAGGACGTCACCGGCTTCCCCGAGATCATGGAGGGCCGGGTCAAGACCCTGCACCCCCACGTGCACGCCGGACTCCTCGCCGACCGCGGCAAGCCCGACCACGTCGCCAAGATCGAGGAGCTGGGTATCGCCCCCTTCGACCTGGTCGTGGTCAACCTCTACCCCTTCCAGGACACGGTCGCCTCGGGAGCCTCCGAGGCCGACTGCATCGAGAAGATCGACATCGGCGGTCCCGCGATGGTGCGCGCCTCCGCCAAGAACCACGGCAGCGTCGCGATCGTGGTCGACCCGGCGAGCTACGGCGCCACCCTCCAGGCGGTCCGCGACGGCGGCTTCACCCTGGAGCAGCGCAAGAGCCTGGCCGGGCTGGCCTTCCAGCACACCGCGACCTACGACGCGGCGGTCGCCTCCTGGTTCGCCGGGTCCTACGCCCCCGACGGGGAGGCCGCGGACTCGGGCTGGCCGGGCTACCTCGGCATCGGCTACGAGCGCGAGAGCGTCCTGCGCTACGGCGAGAACCCGCACCAGAAGGCCGCGCTGTACACGGTCGCGGGCGCCCCCGCGTCGGGGCTGGCCGGGGCCGAGCAGCTGCACGGCAAGGCCATGTCCTACAACAACTACGTGGACGCCGACGCCGCCCTGCGCGCCGCCCACGACTTCGACGAGCCGTGCGTGGCCATCATCAAGCACGCCAACCCCTGCGGCATCGCGGTCGGCGCGGACAACGCCGAGGCCCACCGCAAGGCCCACGCCTGCGACCCGGTCTCGGCGTTCGGCGGCGTCATCGCCACCAACCGCACCGTCGGCGCCGAGCTGGCCGGGCAGATCGCGGAGATCTTCACCGAGGTCGTCGTCGCGCCGGGCTTCGAACCGGCCGCGGTGGAGACGCTCACCCGCAAGAAGAACATCCGGCTGCTGGTCGCGGAGAACACCGGATTCGGCACGGGCGTGGAGAACCGCCAGATCAGCGGCGGCCTGCTCGTCCAGTCCCGGGACGCGATCGACGCCGAGGGCGACGACCCCGCGACGTGGACCCTGGCCACCGGAACCCCGGCCGACGAGGACACCCTCGCCGACCTCGCCTTCGCGTGGAAGGCCGTACGCGCCGTCAAGTCCAACGCCATCCTGCTGGCCGCCGGCCGCGCGACCGTCGGCGTGGGCATGGGCCAGGTCAACCGGGTGGACTCGGCCCGCCTGGCGGTCACCCGCGCCGGTGACCGCGTGTCCGGCTCCGTGGCCGCCAGCGACGCCTTCTTCCCGTTCCCCGACGGGCTGGAGATCCTGACCGAGGCCGGTGTGAGCGCCGTCGTCCAGCCGGGCGGCTCCGTGCGCGACGCGGAGGTCATCGCCGCGGCCAAGGCCGCCGGGGTGACCATGTACCTGACCGGTACCCGCCACTTCTTCCACTAG
- the purN gene encoding phosphoribosylglycinamide formyltransferase, with translation MVILISGTGSNMAALLEAAQDPAYGVRVAAVGSDREGTRGIELARAAGVPTFVVNFRDHPDRGKWNEAMAERIDAFEPDLVVSAGFMRILGPDVVGSHPAVNIHPALLPSFPGAHAVRDALAHGVRVTGTTIHFLDEGVDSGPIIDQVAVPVEDDDDESSLHERIKAVEREMLVDTVGRLAREGWTIDGRHVRFGRTAPGRTEHSVSDATDTKENR, from the coding sequence GTGGTCATCCTCATATCGGGCACGGGCAGCAACATGGCCGCCCTGCTGGAAGCGGCCCAGGACCCCGCCTACGGCGTGCGGGTCGCGGCCGTGGGATCCGACCGTGAGGGAACCCGTGGGATCGAACTGGCCAGAGCGGCCGGCGTGCCCACGTTCGTCGTCAACTTCCGCGACCACCCCGACCGCGGCAAGTGGAACGAGGCGATGGCCGAGCGGATCGACGCGTTCGAGCCCGACCTGGTGGTCTCCGCCGGATTCATGCGCATCCTCGGCCCCGACGTCGTCGGCAGCCACCCGGCGGTCAACATCCACCCCGCGCTGCTGCCCTCCTTCCCCGGCGCGCACGCCGTCCGTGACGCGCTCGCCCACGGTGTCCGGGTGACCGGCACCACCATCCACTTCCTCGACGAGGGCGTCGACTCCGGTCCGATCATCGACCAGGTCGCCGTGCCCGTCGAGGACGATGACGACGAGTCCAGCCTCCACGAGCGCATCAAGGCCGTGGAGCGCGAGATGCTGGTCGACACGGTCGGCAGGCTCGCCCGCGAGGGCTGGACCATCGACGGCAGGCACGTGCGGTTCGGTCGGACCGCGCCCGGCCGCACAGAGCACAGCGTCAGCGACGCGACCGACACGAAGGAGAACCGGTGA
- a CDS encoding Wzz/FepE/Etk N-terminal domain-containing protein, protein MDTETPGSSGPELKEYTALLRRRLRLVAVGVLGGLVLATAAVLTVPPTYTSTAAVQVRPTGVAELTGERSGRVAGDVNLDTEAQIVLSDQVASQVAATLAESGGAAPETDDLRERVDVTVPPNSNVLEIHYTAGSAESARTGADAYAQAYLDRREEQVRELVGSQLDALRAEQEARYESLAELVAESAGATASAQAGADARAEALRAEIAELGNGISPLGALQETIVPGQVITPASAPEGPTSPIPALWLLGGAALGLLAGLLAAVARDRLDPLLRDTEETPRISGVPVLLDLSGDRRSERAVGLLGDDEADGQRANEAAHLVRTRLAPVGDTGPVAEDAESDDSDGPAPGRILFTAATTPGRAGAVAAVNLAAALARTGAQTLLVCVDPRTASVNGLLGLTDGPGLTEALVEGEDPAGLTVRPDAAPLLRVLRHGSADLDAPVRGTAMEDLLHLLRSAAEYVVVALPAASERADAHALAGTADLLLPVVELGRTHRAALTGLVGTADRFGAAVPGTVVLPRQPRTDESVPASVRTADAPDTTAPDRPADADGAPSAESKAPSAEKADAPSAESKAPAAEKADAAAGEEAKASDDGKDGKADAPDAKAEDSGHDEQVSATVGTEEAAAAGTEAGRR, encoded by the coding sequence ATGGACACCGAGACCCCCGGCTCGTCCGGACCGGAACTAAAGGAGTACACCGCTCTTCTGCGCCGCCGCCTGCGGCTGGTGGCCGTCGGTGTGCTCGGCGGACTGGTCCTCGCCACGGCCGCGGTGCTCACGGTGCCCCCCACGTACACCTCGACGGCGGCGGTCCAGGTCCGGCCGACCGGGGTGGCCGAACTCACCGGGGAGCGCTCCGGACGCGTGGCCGGAGACGTCAACCTCGACACCGAGGCCCAGATCGTGCTCTCCGACCAGGTCGCGTCCCAGGTCGCCGCAACGCTCGCCGAGTCCGGCGGAGCCGCACCCGAGACCGACGACCTGCGTGAACGGGTCGACGTGACGGTGCCGCCCAACAGCAACGTGCTGGAGATCCACTACACCGCCGGCAGCGCCGAGAGCGCGCGCACGGGCGCCGACGCCTACGCGCAGGCCTACCTGGACCGGCGCGAGGAGCAGGTGCGCGAGCTCGTGGGCTCCCAGCTCGACGCGCTGCGCGCGGAGCAGGAGGCCCGCTACGAGTCGCTGGCCGAACTGGTCGCCGAGAGCGCCGGGGCGACCGCCTCGGCCCAGGCCGGCGCGGACGCCCGGGCCGAGGCGCTGCGGGCCGAGATCGCCGAACTGGGCAACGGCATCAGCCCGCTCGGCGCGCTCCAGGAGACCATCGTCCCGGGCCAGGTCATCACTCCGGCGTCGGCGCCGGAGGGCCCCACCTCCCCGATCCCCGCGCTGTGGCTGCTGGGCGGGGCCGCGCTCGGCCTCCTGGCGGGCCTGCTCGCGGCCGTGGCCCGCGACCGCCTCGACCCGCTCCTGCGCGACACCGAGGAGACCCCGCGGATCAGCGGGGTCCCGGTGCTGCTCGACCTGTCCGGGGACCGGCGCTCCGAACGCGCGGTCGGGCTGCTCGGCGACGACGAGGCCGACGGCCAGCGCGCGAACGAGGCCGCGCACCTGGTCCGCACCCGGCTCGCCCCGGTCGGCGACACCGGCCCCGTGGCCGAGGACGCCGAGTCCGATGACTCCGACGGGCCCGCGCCCGGACGGATCCTGTTCACCGCCGCCACCACACCCGGACGGGCCGGGGCGGTCGCCGCGGTCAACCTGGCCGCCGCTCTGGCCCGCACCGGCGCTCAGACGCTGCTGGTGTGCGTCGACCCGCGGACCGCGTCCGTCAACGGACTGCTGGGGCTGACGGACGGGCCCGGCCTGACCGAGGCGCTGGTCGAGGGCGAGGACCCCGCCGGGCTCACGGTGCGGCCCGACGCCGCGCCGCTCCTGCGGGTCCTGCGCCACGGCTCCGCCGACCTGGACGCCCCCGTACGGGGTACGGCTATGGAGGACCTGCTGCACCTGCTGCGCTCCGCCGCCGAGTACGTCGTCGTCGCCCTGCCGGCGGCCAGTGAGCGCGCGGACGCCCACGCCCTGGCCGGGACCGCCGACCTGCTTCTTCCGGTGGTCGAGCTGGGCCGCACGCACCGCGCGGCCCTGACCGGGCTCGTCGGGACCGCCGACCGCTTCGGCGCGGCCGTCCCCGGCACGGTCGTCCTGCCCCGCCAGCCGCGCACCGACGAGTCCGTGCCCGCCTCCGTGCGCACCGCCGACGCCCCGGACACGACCGCCCCCGACCGCCCGGCCGATGCCGACGGGGCGCCGTCCGCCGAGTCGAAGGCTCCCTCCGCCGAGAAGGCGGACGCGCCCTCCGCCGAGTCGAAGGCTCCCGCCGCCGAGAAGGCGGACGCGGCGGCCGGGGAGGAGGCGAAGGCGTCGGACGACGGGAAAGACGGGAAAGCGGACGCGCCGGACGCGAAGGCCGAGGACTCCGGCCACGACGAGCAGGTGAGCGCGACCGTGGGAACCGAGGAAGCGGCGGCCGCCGGCACCGAGGCCGGGCGCCGATGA
- a CDS encoding FHA domain-containing protein, producing the protein MDGPYLRVEDTGDIHALAAEVTTVGRGEGADIRLSDPSVSQLHAELVRRGPYVYVVDLGLSRNGTRVNGRPIARRVLEEGDVVSFGTARCRTGGLPREQISPDVELRRGAAPELTRRELDVLTALCRPALSEEAFVAPATAKDIAEALVVTEAAVKQHLLRLYQKFRIPEGQNRRTRLANEVVALGLVRPMPVSGSARRAS; encoded by the coding sequence GTGGACGGGCCCTATCTCCGGGTGGAAGACACCGGGGACATCCACGCGCTCGCCGCCGAGGTCACCACCGTGGGCCGGGGCGAGGGCGCCGACATCCGGCTCAGCGATCCGAGCGTCTCCCAGCTGCATGCCGAACTCGTCCGGCGCGGCCCCTACGTCTACGTCGTCGACCTGGGGCTGTCGCGCAACGGCACCCGCGTCAACGGGCGCCCCATCGCCCGCCGCGTCCTGGAGGAGGGCGACGTGGTGAGCTTCGGCACCGCGCGCTGCCGCACCGGCGGGCTCCCCCGGGAGCAGATCAGCCCCGACGTCGAGCTGCGCCGCGGGGCGGCGCCCGAGCTCACCCGTCGCGAACTCGACGTGCTCACGGCCCTGTGCCGCCCGGCGCTGTCGGAGGAGGCGTTCGTCGCGCCCGCCACCGCCAAGGACATCGCCGAGGCGCTGGTGGTCACCGAGGCGGCGGTCAAGCAGCACCTGCTGCGCCTCTACCAGAAGTTCCGTATCCCCGAGGGGCAGAACCGTCGCACCCGCCTGGCCAACGAGGTCGTGGCCCTGGGGCTGGTGCGCCCGATGCCGGTCAGCGGATCCGCGCGCCGGGCCAGCTGA
- a CDS encoding NADP-dependent isocitrate dehydrogenase: protein MAKIKVENPVVELDGDEMTRIIWSFIKDRLILPYLDIDLKYYDLGIEERDRTDDQITVDAANAIKEHGVGVKCATITPDEARVEEFGLKKMWRSPNGTIRNILGGVVFREPIICENVPRLVPGWTKPVIIGRHAHGDQYKATDFKVPGPGTVTMTYTPADGSEPVEFEVANFPEGGGVAMGMYNYRKSIEDFARASLNYGLDRNYPVYMSTKNTILKAYDGMFKDVFQEIFDTEFKEKFDAAGLTYEHRLIDDMVAAALKWEGGYVWACKNYDGDVQSDTVAQGYGSLGLMTSVLRTADGRTVEAEAAHGTVTRHYRQHQQGKPTSTNPIASIFAWTRGLDHRGKLDNTPKVVEFANTLEDVVVKTVEGGQMTKDLALLIGKDQEWLTTEQFLAALDENLSKRLA from the coding sequence ATGGCCAAGATCAAGGTCGAAAACCCCGTAGTCGAGCTGGACGGCGACGAGATGACCCGGATCATCTGGTCCTTCATCAAGGACCGGCTGATCCTCCCGTACCTCGACATCGACCTGAAGTACTACGACCTCGGTATCGAGGAGCGCGACCGCACCGACGACCAGATCACCGTCGATGCCGCCAACGCCATCAAGGAACACGGCGTCGGCGTCAAGTGCGCCACCATCACGCCCGACGAGGCCCGGGTCGAGGAGTTCGGCCTCAAGAAGATGTGGCGGTCGCCCAACGGCACCATCCGCAACATCCTCGGCGGCGTCGTCTTCCGCGAGCCGATCATCTGCGAGAACGTGCCGCGCCTGGTCCCCGGCTGGACCAAGCCCGTCATCATCGGCCGCCACGCCCACGGTGACCAGTACAAGGCCACCGACTTCAAGGTCCCCGGCCCCGGAACGGTCACCATGACCTACACCCCGGCCGACGGCAGCGAGCCGGTCGAGTTCGAGGTCGCGAACTTCCCCGAGGGGGGCGGTGTCGCGATGGGCATGTACAACTACCGCAAGTCCATCGAGGACTTCGCGCGCGCCAGCCTGAACTACGGCCTGGACCGCAACTACCCGGTGTACATGTCCACCAAGAACACGATCCTCAAGGCCTACGACGGCATGTTCAAGGACGTATTCCAGGAGATCTTCGACACCGAGTTCAAGGAGAAGTTCGACGCCGCCGGACTGACCTACGAGCACCGCCTGATCGACGACATGGTCGCCGCGGCGCTCAAGTGGGAGGGCGGCTACGTCTGGGCCTGCAAGAACTACGACGGTGACGTGCAGTCCGACACCGTCGCGCAGGGCTACGGCTCGCTCGGCCTGATGACCTCGGTGCTGCGCACCGCCGACGGCCGCACGGTCGAGGCCGAGGCCGCGCACGGCACGGTGACGCGTCACTACCGCCAGCACCAGCAGGGCAAGCCGACCTCGACCAACCCGATCGCCTCCATCTTCGCGTGGACCCGCGGTCTCGACCACCGGGGCAAGCTGGACAACACCCCGAAGGTCGTCGAGTTCGCCAACACCCTCGAGGACGTCGTCGTCAAGACCGTCGAGGGCGGCCAGATGACCAAGGACCTCGCCCTGCTGATCGGCAAGGACCAGGAGTGGCTGACCACCGAGCAGTTCCTCGCCGCGCTGGACGAGAACCTGAGCAAGCGCCTGGCCTAG
- a CDS encoding phosphotransferase, whose amino-acid sequence MNTETTYLTDVAAVLWPCGGLLGPDDGSVRRLVRRDRGSQYLPVPNAQNPRVILPAHNRWAAARGIASFAQGHSFTERLRTLLLTGAFATGLAPLLLRDRLYVGAGPGIEHALTAALDRDLAIAIHVGPPRANRKPVLLLLSPAGRTIGYAKVAINELTARLVRAETRALHHLAGARLKDVTVPRLLYEGEWNGQPLLVQEALPVGDQTDRPTRRQLLRCVIQIVHLARVRERFLSASPYRRVLEERIVALGARPEAAPLRAALRRLPDVRVPFGAWHGDLTRWNIASTSRRAFVWDWERLALDAPVGFDALHYDLNECVQAGVHPGVHRWLDSGSRLLRDPLIRDTGLRAHAVSTVMALYLIDLATRYLHDRQSECGGHLASVDDWLLPALDGLQERAVHEASHADDPPLGAV is encoded by the coding sequence GTGAACACTGAGACGACCTACCTCACGGACGTGGCAGCCGTGCTGTGGCCGTGCGGCGGCCTGCTCGGCCCCGACGACGGGAGCGTGCGCAGGCTGGTCCGCCGCGATCGGGGCAGCCAGTACCTGCCGGTGCCCAACGCCCAGAACCCGCGCGTGATCCTGCCCGCGCACAACCGGTGGGCGGCGGCGCGCGGGATCGCCTCGTTCGCCCAGGGCCACTCGTTCACCGAGCGGCTCCGCACACTGCTGCTGACCGGCGCCTTCGCCACCGGCCTGGCCCCGCTGCTGCTGCGCGACCGGCTGTACGTGGGAGCCGGTCCCGGGATCGAGCACGCGCTCACCGCGGCTCTGGACCGCGACCTGGCGATCGCCATCCACGTCGGCCCGCCGCGGGCCAACCGCAAGCCGGTCCTGCTGCTCCTGAGCCCCGCCGGGCGCACCATCGGCTACGCCAAGGTGGCCATCAACGAGCTCACCGCTCGCCTCGTGCGCGCCGAGACCCGGGCGCTGCACCACCTGGCCGGCGCGCGGCTCAAGGACGTGACCGTGCCGCGCCTGCTGTACGAGGGCGAGTGGAACGGCCAACCGCTGCTCGTCCAGGAGGCCCTGCCGGTGGGCGACCAGACCGACCGCCCCACCCGCCGCCAGCTGCTGCGCTGCGTGATCCAGATCGTCCACCTGGCCCGGGTCCGCGAGCGGTTCCTGTCCGCCAGCCCGTACCGGCGTGTCCTGGAGGAGCGGATCGTGGCGCTGGGCGCCCGCCCCGAGGCGGCCCCGCTGCGAGCGGCCCTGCGGCGCCTGCCCGACGTACGCGTCCCGTTCGGGGCCTGGCACGGCGATCTGACCCGCTGGAACATCGCCAGCACGTCCCGGCGCGCCTTCGTGTGGGACTGGGAACGGTTGGCCCTGGACGCCCCCGTGGGATTCGACGCCCTGCACTACGACCTCAACGAGTGCGTGCAGGCGGGCGTGCACCCCGGGGTGCACCGGTGGCTGGACAGCGGGTCCCGGCTCCTGCGCGACCCGCTGATCAGGGACACCGGGCTACGCGCCCACGCGGTCTCCACCGTGATGGCGCTCTACCTGATCGACCTGGCCACCCGGTACCTGCACGACCGCCAGTCCGAGTGCGGAGGCCACCTGGCCTCCGTCGACGACTGGCTGCTGCCCGCCCTGGACGGCCTCCAGGAGAGGGCCGTACACGAGGCCTCCCACGCCGACGACCCCCCGCTGGGCGCGGTGTGA
- a CDS encoding O-antigen ligase — translation MTTHRPTAGTGVDVGADRVTGWPLLWLLAGYPLWWALGLGQFAYWLFAVPMAAELVRRHRTVGLRVPPGFWLWALFLVWTVLGLLVVPMDLPGTVPGSGGYAGALLRVVNYLVLTVLLLYVGNLSERELPTRLVLWALSLLCVATIAGGYLGMLAPRFEFTAPAEYLLPGSLAGDPYMQALIHPASAQVMDIFGYESARPKAPWEYTNLWGYMLSLLLVWMLVAWSVHGTGWVRWGALAAAALSVVPIVYSLNRALWMGLALSLAFAAVQALRRGRVALVGGCAVLTAVALLVLAASPLADVVRTRADNPHSDDGRAATNAQSVAAADQSPVLGWGTTREGQGSEQSIAIGPSAECPTCGHHVIGNAGQLWMTLIANGWVGTAFFLSFFAVTAWRHRSVTTPVGQAALLTVLLLFWYMLFYVALMSPLAVTVIAVALLWRGGTALPAGASARRHGGRW, via the coding sequence GTGACGACGCACCGGCCGACCGCCGGCACCGGCGTCGACGTCGGTGCGGACCGGGTCACCGGGTGGCCGCTGCTGTGGCTGTTGGCCGGATATCCGCTGTGGTGGGCGCTGGGGCTGGGCCAGTTCGCGTACTGGCTGTTCGCGGTACCGATGGCCGCCGAACTGGTGCGCCGCCACCGGACGGTCGGGCTCAGGGTGCCGCCGGGGTTCTGGCTGTGGGCGCTGTTCCTGGTGTGGACGGTGCTCGGACTGCTCGTGGTCCCGATGGACCTGCCCGGAACCGTGCCCGGCAGCGGCGGCTACGCCGGAGCGCTCCTGCGGGTGGTCAACTACCTGGTGCTGACCGTCCTGCTGCTGTACGTCGGCAACCTGTCCGAGCGCGAACTGCCCACCCGCCTCGTGCTGTGGGCGCTGTCGCTCCTGTGCGTGGCCACCATCGCCGGCGGCTACCTCGGAATGCTCGCGCCCCGCTTCGAGTTCACCGCTCCGGCGGAGTACCTGCTCCCGGGCTCCCTGGCGGGCGACCCCTACATGCAGGCGCTCATCCACCCGGCGTCGGCACAGGTCATGGACATCTTCGGCTACGAGTCCGCCCGGCCCAAGGCGCCCTGGGAGTACACCAACCTCTGGGGCTACATGCTGTCCCTGCTGCTGGTGTGGATGCTGGTGGCGTGGTCGGTCCACGGCACGGGATGGGTGCGCTGGGGTGCGCTCGCGGCCGCCGCCCTGTCCGTCGTTCCGATCGTCTACTCGCTCAACCGCGCCCTGTGGATGGGGCTGGCACTCTCCCTGGCCTTCGCGGCGGTCCAGGCGCTGCGCCGGGGGCGGGTGGCGCTGGTGGGCGGCTGCGCCGTCCTGACCGCGGTGGCGCTGCTGGTCCTGGCCGCCTCTCCCCTGGCGGACGTCGTGCGCACCCGCGCCGACAACCCGCACAGCGACGACGGGCGGGCCGCCACCAACGCCCAGTCCGTGGCTGCCGCGGACCAGTCACCGGTCCTGGGTTGGGGCACCACCCGCGAGGGGCAGGGCAGCGAGCAGTCCATCGCGATCGGCCCCAGCGCCGAGTGCCCCACGTGCGGCCACCACGTGATCGGCAACGCCGGTCAGCTGTGGATGACCCTCATCGCGAACGGCTGGGTCGGCACCGCGTTCTTCCTCTCCTTCTTCGCGGTCACCGCCTGGCGACACCGCTCGGTGACCACCCCGGTCGGGCAGGCCGCGCTGCTCACCGTGCTGCTGCTGTTCTGGTACATGCTCTTCTATGTCGCGCTGATGTCTCCGCTGGCCGTCACCGTCATCGCCGTCGCCCTGCTCTGGCGCGGCGGAACGGCGCTGCCGGCCGGGGCCTCCGCGCGCCGCCACGGAGGTCGATGGTGA
- a CDS encoding bifunctional methylenetetrahydrofolate dehydrogenase/methenyltetrahydrofolate cyclohydrolase yields MSATVLDGKAVAKTIRGELAERVAKLKDRGITPGLGTVLVGDDPGSHSYVRGKHRDCAQVGIASIRRDLPADATQEDVERAVHELNEDPACTGYIVQLPLPRGLDENRVLGLIDPVKDADGLQPSNLGKLVLMQEAPLPCTPRGIVELLGRYDVPLRGAEVVVVGRGVTVGRPLGLLLTRRSENATVTLCHTGTRDLAAHTRDADIIVAGAGVPGLITKDMVKPGAAVLDVGVSRTDDGLVGDVALDVPEVAGFMSPNPGGVGPMTRAMLLVNVVEAAERQAG; encoded by the coding sequence ATGAGCGCGACCGTTCTGGACGGCAAGGCCGTCGCGAAGACCATCCGCGGTGAGCTCGCCGAGCGGGTGGCCAAGCTCAAGGACCGGGGGATCACCCCGGGGCTGGGCACCGTCCTGGTCGGCGACGACCCGGGCAGTCACTCCTACGTGCGCGGCAAGCACCGCGACTGCGCACAGGTGGGCATCGCCAGCATCCGCCGCGACCTGCCGGCGGACGCCACGCAGGAGGACGTGGAGCGGGCCGTCCACGAGCTGAACGAGGACCCCGCGTGCACGGGGTACATCGTGCAGCTTCCCCTGCCCCGGGGCCTGGACGAGAACCGGGTGCTGGGCCTGATCGACCCGGTCAAGGACGCCGACGGCCTCCAGCCCTCCAACCTCGGCAAGCTGGTGCTGATGCAGGAGGCGCCGCTGCCGTGCACCCCGCGCGGCATCGTGGAGCTGCTCGGACGCTACGACGTGCCCCTCCGGGGCGCCGAGGTGGTCGTGGTCGGCCGCGGGGTCACCGTGGGCCGGCCCCTCGGCCTGCTGTTGACCCGCCGGTCGGAGAACGCCACGGTGACCCTCTGCCACACGGGCACCCGTGACCTGGCCGCCCACACCCGTGACGCGGACATCATCGTCGCGGGCGCCGGCGTACCGGGCCTCATCACCAAGGACATGGTCAAGCCCGGCGCGGCCGTCCTGGACGTCGGCGTCTCGCGCACCGACGACGGTCTGGTGGGCGACGTCGCCCTGGACGTTCCCGAGGTCGCCGGGTTCATGTCGCCCAACCCCGGCGGTGTGGGCCCGATGACCCGGGCCATGCTGCTCGTCAACGTGGTCGAGGCCGCCGAGCGCCAGGCGGGCTGA
- a CDS encoding DUF3017 domain-containing protein produces the protein MADAETPDETRKKRPEVPDWLAQVPYFLVMSALGAGIVVVAAAYFKRGPAIIACALLLAAAFRLFLPKDWIGMLAVRRRWIDLTTLVGMAVLLIVLAWVAPQLSA, from the coding sequence TTGGCGGACGCGGAGACACCTGACGAGACCCGAAAGAAGCGTCCCGAGGTACCCGACTGGCTCGCCCAGGTTCCGTACTTCCTCGTCATGTCGGCGCTGGGCGCGGGCATCGTGGTCGTGGCCGCGGCCTACTTCAAACGCGGCCCGGCGATCATCGCGTGCGCTTTGCTGCTGGCCGCCGCGTTCCGGTTGTTCCTGCCCAAGGACTGGATCGGCATGCTCGCCGTGCGCCGGCGCTGGATCGACCTGACCACCCTCGTCGGCATGGCGGTGCTCCTGATCGTCCTCGCATGGGTGGCGCCGCAACTGTCCGCGTAG
- a CDS encoding DUF4190 domain-containing protein, with translation MTDNSPEPRTDGQPPRMERGGLWGLFFGMAGLLLPPYGAVLSVFGVVQGFRARRAARANGTTAPGAILSVAFGLAGLVLSGTMAAVAIAYQDEVADYRSCSALAHTVATQAECDEAWEESTGLPPTAVGW, from the coding sequence GTGACCGACAACAGCCCTGAGCCCCGGACGGACGGGCAGCCTCCCCGGATGGAACGCGGCGGCCTGTGGGGGCTGTTCTTCGGGATGGCCGGGCTGCTGCTCCCGCCCTACGGGGCGGTCCTGTCGGTGTTCGGCGTGGTCCAGGGCTTCCGGGCGCGACGGGCCGCGCGGGCCAACGGCACGACCGCTCCGGGAGCGATCCTGAGCGTGGCCTTCGGCCTGGCGGGCCTGGTGCTCTCGGGGACGATGGCCGCCGTGGCGATCGCCTACCAGGACGAGGTCGCCGACTACCGCTCCTGCTCGGCACTGGCCCACACGGTCGCCACGCAGGCCGAGTGCGACGAGGCCTGGGAGGAGTCGACGGGCCTGCCGCCCACCGCCGTCGGCTGGTGA